From Bradyrhizobium symbiodeficiens, the proteins below share one genomic window:
- a CDS encoding sensor histidine kinase yields MWNRPRFDLKVRLTLRVAAISAACFAAISAYFLITADREAHARIDSIAAIVAKSLELQQGKIQWAASPRDFPNLDPVAAYVMTPGLCLAFRGPSGEMLQRFCSGAPAPASPSPQVFAAFYRSLFDPGREATRPVIVRGTRLGETVVSVDPAVQTAEAWHEAGRLMIALAIALPLLCLLVYAALARALRPTRLIRTGLERIAANDLSARLPPFDLAELSAIRDGFNHLAESLDNALAERSELTRKLIALQDDERRHLARELHDEFGQSLAAIRALASSARQTAVQDCPALLSECDGIARTATGMMETLRGTLFRLRPPDVEELGLVASLEGLVAGWNGRSRGETRFSIRFDGAFETLPAAISANLYRIVQEALTNAAKHAGATKVDLHLTMAANEIALAIDDDGRPNDASSKSGMGLLGMRERVAALRGRMSFEVGANGGSALRVVIPLTAAERHPLGQAA; encoded by the coding sequence ATGTGGAACCGCCCGAGATTCGACCTCAAGGTCCGCTTGACGTTGCGCGTGGCCGCGATATCGGCCGCCTGCTTCGCCGCAATCTCCGCCTATTTCCTGATCACGGCCGATCGCGAGGCTCATGCGCGCATCGATAGCATCGCGGCGATCGTGGCGAAGTCGCTGGAGCTGCAACAGGGCAAGATCCAGTGGGCGGCGAGCCCGCGCGACTTTCCCAACCTCGATCCCGTCGCGGCCTATGTGATGACGCCCGGCCTCTGTCTGGCATTTCGTGGCCCGAGCGGCGAGATGCTGCAGCGGTTCTGCAGCGGTGCGCCTGCCCCGGCGAGCCCGTCGCCGCAGGTCTTCGCGGCCTTCTATCGCAGCCTGTTCGATCCCGGCCGCGAAGCGACACGGCCTGTGATCGTACGCGGAACCAGGCTTGGCGAGACCGTGGTCTCGGTCGATCCGGCGGTGCAGACGGCGGAGGCCTGGCACGAGGCCGGCCGGCTGATGATTGCGCTTGCGATCGCGCTGCCGCTGTTGTGCTTGCTGGTCTACGCCGCGCTGGCGCGCGCGCTGCGGCCGACTCGTCTGATCCGCACCGGCCTCGAGCGGATCGCCGCCAACGACCTCTCGGCGCGGCTGCCGCCGTTCGATCTCGCCGAACTCTCCGCGATCCGCGACGGCTTCAACCATCTCGCCGAAAGCCTCGACAATGCGCTCGCCGAACGCAGCGAGCTGACGCGCAAGCTGATCGCGCTGCAGGACGACGAGCGCCGCCATCTGGCGCGCGAGCTTCACGACGAGTTCGGCCAGTCGCTCGCCGCCATCCGCGCGCTGGCCTCCTCCGCCCGCCAGACCGCGGTGCAGGACTGCCCCGCTTTGCTTTCCGAGTGCGACGGTATCGCGCGGACAGCGACCGGCATGATGGAGACGCTGCGCGGCACACTGTTCCGGCTGCGCCCGCCCGACGTCGAGGAGCTCGGGCTGGTTGCGAGCCTGGAAGGCCTCGTCGCGGGCTGGAACGGACGCAGCCGCGGCGAGACGCGCTTTTCGATTCGATTCGACGGCGCGTTCGAGACCCTGCCCGCCGCCATCAGCGCCAACCTATACCGCATCGTCCAGGAGGCGCTCACCAACGCCGCCAAGCATGCCGGCGCCACCAAGGTCGACCTGCATCTGACGATGGCGGCAAACGAGATCGCGCTTGCCATCGACGACGACGGCCGGCCGAACGATGCCTCCAGCAAATCCGGCATGGGCCTGCTCGGCATGCGCGAGCGCGTGGCGGCCTTGCGCGGCCGGATGAGCTTCGAAGTCGGCGCCAACGGCGGCTCGGCGCTGCGCGTCGTCATTCCGCTCACCGCTGCCGAGCGACACCCGCTGGGGCAAGCGGCATGA
- a CDS encoding response regulator, with amino-acid sequence MSAADASILLVDDHSVVREGYRSVLQKQPGLRVIAEAADGEEAYRLYKSEAPDLVIMDLSMPGIGGIEAVRRIRQWDKGARILIFTMHQNAGFAVQAIRAGARGYVTKTSPPETLVRAVMDVLAGKIAISPDIDHELALSRLGGESSAADVLTAREFEVLRLLLAEKTTDEIAETLHVSPKTVANLHSLIKDKLGVGSDIELVRLALRQGLLTEPDLGEA; translated from the coding sequence ATGAGCGCGGCCGATGCCTCTATCCTGCTGGTCGACGACCATTCCGTGGTCCGCGAGGGCTATCGCTCCGTGCTGCAGAAGCAGCCGGGCCTGCGCGTCATCGCCGAAGCCGCCGACGGCGAGGAGGCCTATCGTCTGTACAAATCCGAGGCACCCGACCTCGTCATCATGGATTTGAGCATGCCCGGCATCGGCGGCATCGAGGCCGTCAGGCGGATCCGGCAGTGGGACAAGGGCGCAAGGATCCTCATCTTCACCATGCATCAGAATGCGGGCTTCGCCGTGCAGGCGATCCGCGCCGGCGCCAGGGGTTACGTCACCAAGACCAGCCCGCCGGAAACGCTGGTGCGGGCCGTGATGGACGTGCTCGCCGGCAAGATCGCCATCAGCCCCGACATCGACCACGAGCTGGCGCTGAGCCGGCTCGGCGGCGAAAGCTCGGCCGCCGACGTCCTCACCGCCCGCGAGTTCGAGGTGCTGCGGCTGCTGCTCGCCGAGAAGACCACCGACGAGATTGCGGAGACGCTGCACGTCAGCCCGAAGACGGTGGCGAACCTGCATTCCCTGATCAAGGACAAGCTCGGCGTCGGCTCCGACATCGAGCTGGTCCGCCTCGCGTTGCGCCAGGGACTGTTGACGGAGCCCGATCTCGGCGAGGCCTGA
- a CDS encoding MBL fold metallo-hydrolase: protein MLTTLVRAGLVLLAFSTPTLAEPMKVTLLGTGVPTPRPTSFSASTLVEAGSEKLLFDLGRGSTMQLYKLKIPLGAITANFITHLHSDHLVGLPDMWLTGWLATPWASRKGPMKLYGPKGTVAMTENLTKAFADDIRIRIDDEHLDPVGITFAAKDIEAGTVYDSNGVKVTAIEVNHGEKIKPSFGYVVEYGGHKVVLSGDTKYDERIAKAAEGADLLIHEVAVIEPELLVKNPVYKDIQAHHTSPEEAGRIFATARPKLAVYSHIVFGTVKPAPDIPEEPLILRTRATYKGPLLVGRDMMSFRIGDMVEAFAPDGTNLAP, encoded by the coding sequence ATGCTCACAACCCTCGTGAGGGCAGGCCTCGTGCTGCTCGCGTTCAGTACCCCGACTTTGGCCGAACCGATGAAGGTCACGCTGCTCGGCACCGGCGTGCCGACGCCCCGGCCGACGAGCTTCAGTGCGTCGACATTGGTGGAGGCGGGGAGCGAGAAGCTGCTGTTTGATCTTGGCCGCGGCTCGACCATGCAGCTCTACAAGCTGAAGATCCCGCTCGGCGCGATCACCGCCAATTTCATCACCCATCTGCATTCCGACCACCTCGTCGGCCTTCCCGACATGTGGTTGACCGGCTGGCTCGCCACGCCCTGGGCGTCCCGCAAGGGACCGATGAAGCTCTACGGACCCAAGGGCACCGTTGCGATGACGGAGAACCTGACGAAGGCCTTTGCGGACGACATCCGCATTCGTATCGATGACGAGCACCTCGATCCCGTCGGGATCACATTTGCCGCAAAGGATATCGAGGCCGGGACCGTCTACGACAGCAACGGCGTCAAGGTCACCGCGATCGAGGTCAATCACGGCGAGAAGATCAAGCCGTCGTTCGGTTACGTCGTCGAATATGGCGGCCACAAGGTCGTGCTGTCGGGCGACACCAAATATGACGAGCGGATCGCGAAGGCGGCCGAAGGCGCCGATCTGCTGATCCACGAGGTCGCGGTGATCGAGCCGGAGCTGTTGGTCAAAAATCCTGTCTACAAGGACATTCAGGCGCACCACACCTCGCCCGAGGAGGCCGGCCGGATCTTTGCGACCGCGAGGCCGAAACTCGCCGTTTACTCCCACATCGTGTTCGGAACGGTGAAGCCTGCGCCCGACATTCCGGAAGAGCCGCTGATCCTGCGCACACGCGCGACTTATAAAGGACCTCTGCTCGTCGGCCGTGACATGATGTCGTTCAGGATCGGCGATATGGTTGAGGCATTTGCGCCTGACGGAACGAATCTTGCGCCTTAA
- a CDS encoding VOC family protein: protein MEITALGYIGINSSQLDQWGRMATGLLGMQQVDRGGKMRAFRMDDRKQRLIVDGNSDAGLAVMGWEVPSLTALDQLAARLESHGVKVTRGSRALADERHVAELIAFADPAGNRLEAFCKPELASEPFKPGRPISGFRTGALGMGHVVLNVEDVEPLLPFYRDVLGFHVSDFGLKPYGLYFFHVNGRHHSFAMVGSGRKAMHHFMVELGSLDDVGQGYDLAQLDEGRIAYTLGRHTNDHMTSFYVNTPSGFFIEYGWGARVIDPETWQPHETFDGPSLWGHERLHMPEEQRKRLRDMRLDAAARGVRVADPRVPPLNCAWLDQVIARE, encoded by the coding sequence ATGGAAATCACCGCGCTCGGTTATATCGGGATCAACTCATCGCAGCTCGACCAGTGGGGTCGGATGGCGACAGGGCTGCTCGGCATGCAACAGGTCGATCGCGGCGGCAAGATGCGCGCCTTCCGCATGGACGATCGCAAGCAGCGGCTGATCGTCGACGGCAACAGCGACGCGGGCCTTGCGGTGATGGGCTGGGAAGTTCCGTCCTTGACCGCCCTGGACCAACTGGCCGCGCGGCTGGAAAGTCATGGCGTCAAGGTGACGCGCGGCTCGCGCGCGCTTGCCGACGAGCGGCATGTCGCCGAGCTGATCGCGTTTGCCGATCCCGCCGGCAACCGGCTCGAGGCCTTCTGCAAGCCGGAGCTTGCGAGCGAGCCGTTCAAGCCGGGCCGGCCCATCTCGGGATTTCGCACCGGCGCGCTCGGCATGGGGCATGTCGTGCTCAATGTGGAGGATGTCGAGCCGCTGTTGCCGTTCTACCGCGACGTGCTCGGCTTCCACGTCTCGGATTTCGGATTGAAGCCCTATGGGCTGTATTTCTTCCACGTCAACGGCCGCCACCACAGCTTTGCGATGGTCGGCTCGGGGCGCAAGGCAATGCATCACTTCATGGTCGAGCTCGGCAGCCTCGACGATGTTGGCCAAGGCTACGACCTCGCGCAGCTGGACGAGGGCCGTATCGCCTATACGCTGGGCCGGCACACCAACGACCACATGACCTCGTTCTACGTGAACACCCCCTCAGGCTTCTTCATCGAGTATGGCTGGGGCGCGCGCGTGATCGATCCCGAGACCTGGCAGCCGCATGAGACGTTCGATGGGCCGTCGCTGTGGGGTCACGAGCGGCTTCATATGCCGGAAGAGCAGCGCAAGCGCCTGCGTGACATGCGGCTCGATGCAGCAGCGCGCGGCGTGCGCGTCGCCGATCCCCGCGTGCCGCCACTCAACTGCGCGTGGCTGGACCAGGTGATCGCGCGCGAATGA
- a CDS encoding DNA-binding transcriptional regulator has product MSKERTDKAVPRQSEGVRAFKRGLDVLREVNRSGGIRAGDVARALDLPRPTVYRLLETLEELGYIARSASDDRFRVTRRALSLGDGYDPGVVICQAAAPYLAELSRTLVWPVDLSTYENAAMVVQETTHSRSPLSIDRGMIGKRLPMLRTSAGRAYLAACPARERELILNHLRRIDEADDRPFLDEARLDRMIAETQARGYAIRSEGEFNPKTASIAVPIVRNDAVFGCISIIWIRSALGIEEAVATFVEPIRSAAATIDVGS; this is encoded by the coding sequence GTGTCCAAGGAGCGGACGGACAAGGCTGTCCCCCGGCAGTCGGAAGGCGTCCGCGCCTTCAAGCGCGGGCTTGACGTGCTGCGGGAGGTCAACCGCTCGGGGGGCATCCGTGCCGGCGACGTCGCCCGCGCACTCGACCTGCCCCGCCCCACCGTCTACCGCCTGCTCGAAACGCTGGAGGAACTTGGCTATATCGCCCGCAGTGCCAGCGACGACCGCTTTCGCGTCACCCGGCGCGCGCTGAGCCTCGGCGACGGCTACGATCCCGGCGTGGTGATCTGCCAGGCGGCGGCGCCCTATCTCGCCGAGCTCAGCAGGACCCTGGTCTGGCCGGTCGATCTCTCCACGTACGAGAACGCGGCGATGGTCGTGCAAGAGACCACGCATTCACGCAGCCCGCTCTCGATCGACCGCGGCATGATCGGCAAGCGCCTGCCGATGCTGCGGACCTCCGCGGGCCGCGCCTATCTCGCCGCCTGCCCCGCCCGCGAGCGCGAACTGATCCTCAATCATTTGCGCCGCATCGACGAGGCCGACGACCGCCCCTTTCTCGACGAAGCCCGCCTCGACCGCATGATCGCCGAGACGCAGGCCCGCGGCTATGCGATCCGCAGCGAGGGCGAATTCAATCCCAAGACGGCTTCGATCGCCGTGCCCATCGTGCGCAACGATGCCGTGTTCGGCTGCATCTCCATCATCTGGATCCGTTCGGCATTGGGAATCGAGGAGGCCGTCGCCACCTTTGTCGAGCCGATACGCAGCGCCGCGGCAACCATCGACGTGGGGAGCTGA
- a CDS encoding cytochrome P450, which yields MPAVPGQPVYDVDLYSDEVLHDPYPHYRALRELGAVVWLPRNGLHVVARFDDVRAALRNPSVFSSAQGVAANDHVNEISRGTTLASDAPLHDRLRAIIAAPLLPRALEDIAPQIRAEAGLLIDDLVARGAFDAVTDLAQHLPLTIVSKLVGLEDYGRSSMLRWAAATFNVLGGMNDRACAALEDVHDMRAYLGGEEIRTRLRPGSWGDRIFAAADRGEVEAERCPVLMRDYLGPSLDTTIFATANLILLFGRHPAQWDLVRNDPALIPNAINEALRLESPVRGFTRHLVADATIGDVTIPRDSRLLLLYASANRDERKWRDPEQFDVKRRANDHLGFGNGTHMCAGLHLARLEMTALLEVLVERVAGFRIGEPVLAMNNVLRGLASLPVQVVRA from the coding sequence ATGCCGGCCGTTCCCGGACAACCGGTCTATGACGTCGATCTCTACAGCGATGAGGTCTTGCATGACCCATATCCGCATTATCGCGCCCTGCGCGAACTGGGCGCCGTGGTCTGGTTGCCCCGAAACGGGCTCCATGTGGTCGCCCGCTTCGACGACGTCCGAGCAGCGTTGCGGAACCCGTCCGTGTTCTCGTCGGCCCAGGGGGTTGCGGCGAACGATCATGTCAACGAGATCTCGCGCGGCACGACGCTGGCGAGCGATGCGCCTCTGCATGACCGGTTGCGTGCCATCATCGCGGCGCCCTTGCTGCCGCGGGCCCTGGAGGACATCGCGCCGCAGATCAGGGCGGAGGCCGGTCTGCTGATCGACGATCTCGTCGCCCGCGGCGCGTTCGATGCGGTCACCGATCTGGCTCAGCACCTGCCCCTGACGATCGTCTCGAAACTCGTCGGTCTGGAGGATTACGGCCGCAGCAGCATGTTGCGATGGGCTGCGGCGACCTTCAATGTGCTGGGCGGGATGAACGATAGAGCGTGCGCGGCGCTCGAGGACGTTCACGATATGCGCGCCTATCTCGGCGGAGAGGAGATCAGGACCCGTCTGCGGCCCGGCAGCTGGGGCGACCGGATATTTGCAGCGGCGGATCGGGGCGAGGTCGAAGCTGAACGCTGTCCGGTCCTGATGCGGGATTATCTCGGACCAAGTCTGGATACGACCATCTTCGCAACGGCCAACCTCATCCTGCTGTTCGGCCGCCATCCCGCCCAATGGGATCTCGTCCGAAACGATCCGGCCCTGATCCCCAACGCGATCAACGAGGCATTGCGGCTGGAATCGCCGGTCCGCGGGTTCACACGGCACCTCGTGGCCGATGCGACGATTGGCGATGTGACCATCCCGCGCGACAGCCGGCTACTGCTGCTCTACGCGTCAGCCAATCGCGACGAGCGAAAATGGCGGGATCCCGAGCAGTTCGACGTGAAGCGCCGTGCCAACGATCATCTCGGATTCGGCAACGGCACGCACATGTGCGCAGGCCTGCACCTGGCCCGGCTGGAGATGACGGCGCTGCTGGAGGTTCTCGTGGAACGCGTCGCCGGTTTCCGGATTGGCGAACCCGTGCTCGCGATGAACAACGTGTTGCGCGGCCTGGCGTCTCTACCGGTCCAGGTCGTGCGCGCGTAG
- a CDS encoding ABC transporter substrate-binding protein, producing MLKYAGAACLAIRLLVTPALAADINVGILLSATGPAAAIGNAERNGTSFGATEIAGHKINYLFLDEASDSTAAVAALRKLFQGSQIDILVGPTTTPGSFAVIDPAVEYRLPVITLAPVNALVAPVDARKRWIFKTTTNDDHEATPLFAHMKKNGVKTLALIGFGDSYGDAWSKVGADMSAANGIKLLADEKFARTDTTVSGQVLKIVAANPDAVLIAASGAPAALPLLQLREKGYEGKVYGTLGATFGDFRKLTGAQGDGIFVPLSPAVGAASLPDEHPAKRAALEFIQRYEAKFGPGSRNIFAGSAYDALLLIERAVPAALKTGEPGTAEFREGLRSAIEELKGVAGSRGVYNYGANDHTGLDQSALTLGRLEKGEWVAVH from the coding sequence ATGCTGAAATACGCGGGAGCGGCCTGTCTTGCGATCCGACTGTTGGTGACGCCGGCGCTGGCAGCGGACATCAATGTTGGAATTCTGCTGTCTGCCACCGGCCCGGCCGCGGCGATCGGCAATGCCGAGCGCAACGGGACCAGCTTTGGCGCGACCGAAATTGCAGGACACAAGATCAACTATCTGTTTCTCGACGAAGCCTCGGACAGCACGGCGGCGGTCGCGGCGCTGCGGAAACTGTTCCAAGGCAGCCAGATCGACATCCTCGTCGGTCCGACCACGACGCCAGGGTCCTTTGCCGTGATTGATCCGGCGGTCGAATACCGCCTTCCTGTCATCACCCTGGCGCCCGTCAACGCGCTGGTCGCGCCGGTCGATGCGCGCAAGCGCTGGATATTCAAGACGACCACCAACGACGATCACGAAGCGACACCGTTGTTCGCCCACATGAAGAAGAACGGCGTCAAGACGCTCGCCCTGATCGGCTTCGGCGATTCCTACGGCGATGCCTGGAGCAAGGTCGGCGCGGACATGTCTGCGGCCAATGGCATCAAGCTGCTTGCCGACGAGAAATTTGCACGCACGGACACCACCGTCAGCGGGCAGGTGCTCAAGATCGTCGCCGCCAATCCCGACGCCGTTCTCATTGCAGCCTCCGGCGCGCCTGCGGCGCTGCCGTTGCTCCAGCTTCGCGAAAAGGGATATGAGGGCAAGGTGTACGGCACGCTCGGTGCGACCTTCGGCGATTTTCGTAAGCTGACCGGCGCTCAGGGCGACGGGATCTTCGTGCCGCTGAGCCCGGCGGTCGGGGCGGCCTCGTTGCCGGATGAGCATCCCGCCAAGCGGGCCGCATTGGAATTCATTCAGCGCTACGAGGCCAAGTTCGGCCCGGGAAGCCGCAACATCTTCGCGGGCTCCGCCTATGACGCGCTGCTCCTGATCGAGCGTGCCGTGCCCGCGGCGCTCAAGACGGGAGAACCCGGGACCGCCGAATTCCGGGAAGGACTCCGCAGTGCCATCGAAGAGCTCAAGGGCGTCGCGGGCTCGCGTGGCGTCTACAATTACGGAGCCAACGACCACACCGGCCTCGACCAGAGCGCGTTGACGCTCGGTCGGCTCGAGAAGGGCGAATGGGTGGCGGTGCACTGA
- a CDS encoding bifunctional 3-(3-hydroxy-phenyl)propionate/3-hydroxycinnamic acid hydroxylase translates to MQDISAPEYYDVVIVGRGPVGATLANLLGLCGVRALVLEREARTYHLPRAVHFDDECMRVFQTIGLAEAILPQTILSPGMLFLDADGKMLLDWSRPQTPTPMGWNLSYRFHQPDLEDVLIGGLARFAHVTLQSRCEVFALDQDEHGVRVRYEDLSNGKLCEVRAAYVIGCDGARSLVRRFIGSGMDDLGFHERWLVIDVLLKRAREDLGDYSIQHCNPARPATYVRGTGTRRRWEITVLPHEDSQDVAQPAKVWELLSRWVTPDDAALERAAVYTFHSVIAQKWRSGRLLLAGDSAHQTPPFLGQGMCAGIRDAANLAWKLAAIIQGGTAPDLLDTYQSERQPHVREFIELAIRLGGIINTRAIEAGLAVGEARPNAPAKLEVKKPLLGPGLALADLPLSRHLAPQFVLGHGERSDDRTGYRHVLLVETTVALPSRPALARAGIEILTVDDAKGIGDWLREHGIIAALVGPDRYIRGTARNEIELERLAAAAIPPNPVPSAA, encoded by the coding sequence ATGCAAGATATATCCGCCCCTGAATATTATGACGTCGTGATCGTCGGCCGCGGGCCGGTCGGCGCCACGCTCGCCAATTTGCTCGGTCTTTGCGGCGTTCGCGCGCTGGTGCTCGAGCGCGAGGCGCGGACCTATCATTTGCCGCGTGCCGTGCATTTCGACGACGAATGCATGCGCGTGTTCCAGACCATCGGTCTCGCCGAGGCGATCCTGCCGCAGACAATCCTCAGCCCCGGGATGCTGTTTCTGGATGCCGACGGCAAGATGCTGCTGGATTGGTCGCGGCCGCAAACCCCTACGCCGATGGGCTGGAATCTCAGCTACCGCTTTCACCAGCCCGACCTGGAGGACGTGCTGATCGGCGGCCTGGCCCGCTTTGCCCACGTCACCTTGCAGAGCCGCTGCGAGGTCTTCGCGCTCGACCAGGACGAGCACGGCGTGCGCGTCCGCTACGAGGATCTCTCCAACGGCAAGCTGTGCGAGGTCCGCGCGGCCTATGTCATCGGCTGCGACGGCGCGCGTTCCCTGGTTCGCCGCTTCATCGGCTCCGGCATGGACGATCTCGGCTTCCACGAGCGCTGGCTCGTGATCGACGTGCTGCTCAAGCGCGCGCGCGAGGACCTTGGCGACTACAGCATCCAGCATTGCAACCCCGCCCGGCCCGCGACTTACGTGCGCGGCACCGGAACGCGGAGGCGCTGGGAGATCACGGTGCTACCGCATGAGGATTCCCAGGACGTTGCCCAGCCGGCGAAGGTGTGGGAGCTGCTGTCGCGTTGGGTCACGCCTGATGACGCCGCGCTCGAACGCGCCGCGGTCTACACCTTTCATTCGGTGATCGCACAAAAATGGCGCAGCGGCCGATTGCTGCTGGCCGGCGATTCTGCGCACCAGACCCCGCCCTTCCTCGGCCAGGGCATGTGCGCCGGCATCCGCGATGCCGCCAACCTCGCCTGGAAGCTCGCCGCAATCATTCAGGGCGGCACCGCGCCCGATCTGCTCGACACCTACCAGAGCGAACGTCAACCGCATGTGCGCGAGTTCATCGAGCTCGCCATCCGGCTCGGCGGCATCATCAACACAAGGGCGATCGAGGCTGGCCTCGCCGTGGGCGAAGCGCGTCCGAATGCGCCGGCTAAACTGGAGGTGAAAAAGCCCCTGCTTGGCCCTGGGCTGGCGCTGGCGGATCTGCCGCTGTCTCGCCATCTCGCTCCTCAATTCGTGCTCGGCCATGGAGAGCGCAGCGACGACCGCACCGGCTACCGCCACGTGCTGCTCGTCGAGACCACGGTCGCCCTGCCGTCGCGCCCCGCTCTGGCGCGGGCCGGAATCGAGATCCTCACTGTCGACGATGCCAAGGGCATCGGCGACTGGCTGCGCGAACACGGCATCATCGCCGCACTGGTTGGTCCCGACCGCTACATCCGCGGCACCGCCCGCAACGAGATCGAGCTCGAACGACTCGCTGCCGCCGCCATTCCCCCCAACCCTGTGCCGTCCGCGGCGTGA
- a CDS encoding fumarylacetoacetate hydrolase family protein: MKLLSFIADGRASFGAVKDNGVVDLGARMAPCTSLRQLLEAGRLAEAAKLVASTAPDHPFDKISFAPVIPDPGKIICVGLNYRDHVAETGRTVTEKPALFVRFPCSQVGHLQPIVKPGVSDDFDYEGELALVIGKQGRHIPAGHALDHIAGYSCYNEGSIRDWQRHTSQFLSGKTFAESGSFGPWLVTADEIPDPSKLSLQTRLNGTVVQNTTTDLLITAIPELIAYISTICPLVPGDVIVTGTPGGVGAKRTPPLWMRPGDTVEVEISGIGTLRNKVVAEPA; the protein is encoded by the coding sequence ATGAAGCTGCTCTCTTTCATCGCCGACGGCCGCGCCTCCTTCGGCGCCGTCAAGGACAACGGTGTCGTCGATCTCGGCGCGCGCATGGCGCCCTGCACCTCGCTGCGGCAGCTGCTCGAAGCCGGTCGCCTCGCCGAGGCGGCGAAGCTGGTCGCATCCACCGCGCCTGACCATCCGTTCGACAAGATCAGCTTCGCCCCCGTGATACCCGATCCCGGCAAGATCATCTGCGTCGGCCTGAACTACCGCGATCACGTCGCCGAGACCGGACGCACCGTCACCGAGAAGCCGGCGCTGTTCGTGCGCTTTCCCTGCAGCCAGGTCGGCCATCTCCAGCCGATCGTGAAGCCTGGGGTGAGCGACGATTTCGATTATGAAGGCGAGCTCGCGCTGGTGATCGGCAAGCAGGGCCGGCACATCCCGGCCGGCCACGCGCTCGATCACATCGCCGGCTATTCCTGCTACAACGAGGGCAGCATCCGCGACTGGCAACGCCACACCAGCCAGTTCCTCTCCGGCAAGACCTTCGCGGAGAGCGGCAGCTTCGGTCCGTGGCTGGTGACGGCGGACGAGATTCCCGATCCCTCCAAGCTCAGCTTGCAGACGCGCCTCAACGGCACCGTGGTGCAGAACACCACCACCGACCTCCTGATCACCGCGATCCCCGAGCTGATCGCCTACATCTCCACGATCTGCCCGCTCGTCCCCGGCGACGTCATCGTGACGGGCACGCCGGGCGGCGTCGGCGCCAAGCGCACGCCGCCGCTGTGGATGCGTCCCGGCGACACCGTCGAGGTCGAAATCTCGGGCATCGGAACCTTGCGCAACAAGGTCGTCGCCGAACCGGCCTGA
- a CDS encoding ABC transporter substrate-binding protein: MANLRTTSAATLLVTLALAGPPARAEIKGDAIRIGVLTDMNGVFATAMGPGSVEAARMAAEEFGGKINGKLIEILQADHQNKPDLAASLARKWFSEGVQAIADGGSSGAALAVQELVRGNGKIFLVSGAGANQLTDEACAPTSVQWTQDAYSTATAVVSGIMQTSKEPWFFITGDYAFGHSIEATARARIGELGGKVAGSVKAQLGTPDYSSFLLQAQSSGAKILAINVAGDNATAIKQAEEFGLAAQGMKIVPMSFQNVDIAAVGLKATRGDLIVTSFFEDVSPAARKFSDAFYARRKAMPSQIQAGVYSAVRHYLQAIKDTDSDDSAAVMAKMKATPVSDAYTPKGHIREDQRMVHDLYLVQVKTPEESKGPWDFVKLVATIPPDQAFRPLDRSKCGLVGK; the protein is encoded by the coding sequence ATGGCCAACCTCCGCACGACATCCGCCGCCACCCTGCTGGTCACGCTGGCGCTCGCAGGCCCGCCTGCGCGCGCCGAGATCAAGGGCGATGCCATCCGCATCGGCGTGCTCACCGACATGAACGGTGTGTTCGCAACCGCGATGGGCCCGGGCTCGGTCGAGGCCGCGCGGATGGCCGCGGAGGAGTTCGGCGGCAAGATCAACGGCAAGCTGATCGAGATCCTGCAGGCCGATCACCAGAACAAGCCGGATCTTGCGGCCTCGCTCGCCCGCAAATGGTTCAGTGAGGGTGTGCAGGCCATCGCCGACGGCGGCAGCTCCGGCGCCGCGCTCGCGGTGCAGGAGCTGGTGCGCGGTAACGGCAAGATATTCCTCGTCTCCGGCGCCGGTGCCAACCAGCTCACCGACGAGGCCTGTGCACCGACCAGCGTGCAATGGACCCAGGACGCCTATTCCACGGCGACTGCCGTCGTCTCCGGCATCATGCAGACCAGCAAGGAGCCGTGGTTCTTCATCACCGGTGATTATGCCTTCGGCCATTCGATCGAGGCGACGGCACGCGCGCGCATCGGCGAGCTCGGCGGCAAGGTCGCAGGCAGCGTCAAGGCGCAGCTCGGCACCCCCGACTATTCATCGTTCCTGCTTCAGGCGCAGTCCTCGGGCGCCAAGATCCTCGCGATCAACGTCGCCGGCGACAATGCCACCGCGATCAAGCAGGCGGAGGAATTCGGCCTCGCGGCGCAAGGCATGAAGATCGTGCCGATGTCGTTCCAGAACGTCGATATCGCAGCGGTCGGGCTGAAGGCGACGCGCGGCGATCTCATCGTCACCTCGTTCTTCGAGGACGTCTCGCCGGCCGCCCGGAAATTCTCCGACGCCTTCTATGCGCGTCGCAAGGCGATGCCCTCGCAGATCCAGGCCGGCGTCTATTCCGCCGTGCGCCATTATCTGCAAGCCATCAAGGACACCGATTCCGACGACAGCGCAGCCGTGATGGCGAAGATGAAGGCGACGCCGGTGTCGGATGCCTACACGCCCAAAGGCCACATCCGCGAGGACCAGCGCATGGTGCACGACCTCTACCTGGTGCAGGTCAAGACGCCCGAGGAATCCAAAGGCCCCTGGGATTTCGTCAAGCTGGTCGCGACGATCCCGCCCGACCAGGCCTTCCGTCCGCTCGACCGCAGCAAGTGCGGTTTGGTGGGGAAGTAG